A genomic window from Triticum urartu cultivar G1812 chromosome 7, Tu2.1, whole genome shotgun sequence includes:
- the LOC125523160 gene encoding G-type lectin S-receptor-like serine/threonine-protein kinase At2g19130: MATLHMFLSILLLFLLISVQTIPPTTATKDDTLAPGHALAVGDKLVSSNGKFALGFFQPGAGNISSKSSTSPGWYLAIWFNKINVITPVWVANRERPIAGPDLRATQLQISKEGNLVVLNNATQSVVWSTHITGNRTNATSTTTTSSRAILLGSGNLVIESPSSEVLWQSFDDPTDVALPGAKIGWNKVTGLNRVGISWKSRIDPGLGSFSVGLETNGTRMVMVGHRGYPSQVYWSWSPDESPMQMPALRALLKMNPQTRGLVVPEYVDNSEEEYYMYTSPDEASSTFLSLDTSGQTKLNVWSQANQAWQTIYVQPIDLCRSYATCGPFTVCTGSSQPPCECMESFSRTSPQDWEMGDRTGGCSRRTPLDCNGNKSSTDVFHPVARVTLPYGPRSLQDIPPTATRGECESACLSNCSCTAYSYQDSKCSVWHGDLFSVNKDDAIEIRSEYTLYIRLAARDFPSSTGDKRKPVLTGVVIAASVIGFGLLMLMLLLVISRNRFSWCGVSSNATNEDSVGVVAFRYADLGRATKNFTEKLGAGGFGTVFKGALSDLTSVAVKRLEGAHQGEKQFRAEVSALGLIQHINLVKLVGFCCQGDKRLLVYEHMCNGSLDSHLFESNGTVLDWSTRYQIAIGVARGLSYLHQSCHECIIHCDIKPENVLLNEAFVPKIADFGLASVIGRDFSRVLTTFRGTMGYLAPEWLSGVAITSKVDVYSFGMVLMEIISGRRNASVVHTSGSDHVAYFPVQAINKLHEGHVQSLVDPQLYGDFSLDEVERVCNVACWCIQDNELDRPTMGEVVRVLEGVKELDMPPMPRLLAAMTAECSDVASM; this comes from the coding sequence ATGGCTACTCTCCACATGTTCCTCAgcatcctcctcctcttcctcctcatctccGTGCAGACTATTCCTCCTACCACAGCCACAAAAGATGATACTCTGGCGCCAGGCCACGCATTGGCCGTCGGCGACAAGCTCGTTTCCAGCAACGGCAAATTCGCGCTTGGCTTCTTCCAGCCCGGCGCCGGCAACATCAGTAGTAAGTCATCTACCTCTCCCGGTTGGTACCTTGCCATATGGTTCAATAAGATCAATGTCATCACCCCCGTCTGGGTCGCCAACCGGGAGAGGCCGATCGCCGGACCCGACCTCAGAGCGACACAGCTCCAAATCTCAAAAGAAGGCAACCTTGTCGTCTTAAACAACGCCACCCAATCCGTCGTCTGGTCCACCCACATCACCGGAAACAGAACCAACgccacctccaccaccaccaccagcagCAGGGCCATCCTCTTGGGCAGTGGAAACCTCGTCATAGAAAGCCCGTCAAGTGAGGTGCTGTGGCAGAGCTTCGACGACCCAACCGACGTGGCGCTCCCCGGCGCCAAGATCGGCTGGAACAAGGTCACCGGCCTGAACCGCGTCGGCATCTCGTGGAAGAGCCGGATCGACCCGGGCCTCGGCTCCTTCAGTGTGGGGCTGGAAACCAATGGCACCAGGATGGTGATGGTGGGGCACCGAGGCTACCCTTCCCAAGTTTACTGGTCATGGTCGCCCGACGAGTCGCCGATGCAGATGCCAGCACTCCGAGCGCTGCTGAAGATGAACCCACAGACCAGAGGGTTGGTCGTCCCGGAATACGTCGACAATAGCGAGGAGGAGTACTACATGTACACCTCACCTGACGAGGCCTCCTCCACATTCCTCTCCCTCGACACGTCTGGTCAGACCAAGCTGAACGTATGGTCGCAGGCCAACCAGGCATGGCAGACCATCTACGTCCAGCCCATCGATCTCTGCCGCTCATACGCCACATGCGGACCGTTCACCGTCTGCACCGGCAGCTCGCAGCCGCCCTGCGAGTGCATGGAGAGCTTCTCCCGGACGTCGCCTCAGGATTGGGAGAtgggtgatcggacaggagggtGCTCCAGACGCACTCCGCTGGATTGCAATGGCAACAAGAGTTCGACAGACGTGTTCCACCCCGTAGCTCGTGTCACATTGCCCTACGGCCCCCGGAGCTTACAGGATATTCCTCCAACTGCAACTCGGGGCGAATGTGAATCGGCCTGTCTCAGCAACTGCTCCTGCACTGCTTACTCCTACCAAGACAGCAAATGCTCTGTTTGGCATGGGGATTTGTTCAGTGTAAACAAGGATGATGCCATCGAGATCCGCTCTGAATACACTCTGTACATTCGCCTTGCCGCCAGAGATTTCCCAAGTTCCACAGGAGATAAAAGAAAACCAGTACTAACCGGAGTTGTTATTGCTGCAAGCGTTATCGGTTTTGGGTTGCTAATGCTCATGCTGCTACTAGTGATCTCAAGGAACAGATTCAGCTGGTGTGGTGTGTCGTCAAATGCCACCAATGAAGATAGTGTAGGTGTTGTTGCCTTTAGATACGCCGACTTGGGCCGTGCTACAAAAAACTTCACAGAGAAGCTGGGGGCCGGAGGTTTTGGTACTGTATTCAAGGGAGCTTTAAGTGACCTGACTAGTGTAGCAGTGAAAAGGCTTGAGGGTGCACATCAGGGAGAGAAGCAATTCCGGGCAGAGGTAAGTGCACTTGGACTGATCCAACACATAAACCTGGTGAAATTGGTTGGTTTCTGCTGTCAGGGTGATAAGAGGCTACTTGTGTATGAACACATGTGCAATGGTTCTCTCGACTCCCATCTGTTCGAGAGCAATGGCACAGTCCTCGACTGGAGCACCAGATATCAGATAGCCATCGGAGTCGCTAGAGGATTGTCCTACTTGCATCAGAGTTGCCACGAATGCATCATACACTGTGATATCAAGCCAGAAAATGTACTCCTCAATGAAGCATTTGTCCCGAAAATTGCGGACTTTGGGTTAGCATCGGTCATAGGAAGGGATTTTAGCCGGGTTCTAACTACATTCAGGGGAACAATGGGGTATCTTGCCCCAGAATGGCTTAGCGGGGTTGCTATTACATCAAAAGTCGATGTTTACAGTTTTGGCATGGTACTGATGGAGATCATATCAGGAAGAAGGAATGCATCTGTGGTACACACTAGCGGCAGCGACCATGTTGCTTATTTCCCTGTGCAAGCCATCAACAAGCTTCACGAGGGACATGTGCAGAGCTTGGTGGATCCACAATTATATGGCGACTTCAGCTTGGATGAGGTTGAAAGAGTTTGCAATGTAGCATGTTGGTGTATCCAGGATAATGAGTTGGACCGGCCAACAATGGGTGAAGTGGTCCGAGTTCTTGAGGGTGTAAAGGAGCTCGATATGCCCCCAATGCCAAGGCTTCTTGCGGCTATGACAGCAGAATGCTCCGATGTCGCTTCCATGTAA